The genome window agatacacgagctcttaacctcctacgccactgctgctcctgtagaagtgctggaaagagggagggggcctCAACGGGGTCTTGCCCTCAAAGACTGCCAGTCTGGgcttggtggaaagtgccaccaaagcaaagctgacttatggagatcccACAGGGGTGCTGgagtcatttgccattgcctgcctctgcctgggcTGAGGGCatcctgagagaacagtgactgccCTGAGACCCCCCggcaggctccatgtggaagagggggaaacaaatccagttcaccagagaagaatccgctgctctcaaccaccacaccccaccagccagcctagaaaggggggagagggctCCAGCCCTGAGCAGTATCTGGATAGCTCTGTGCAAGGCCAGTTCAGGGCCCCTTGAACACAGAAGAGGCAAAGACAGGGGAAGCCACCATCCAATAGCAAACACGGGGAGCAGAGAGGGGGGAAGTGAGGCCAGCACTAGCAAAGGGCAGGAGCGCACCGTAAGCCTCTAAATATCAAGAACGGAGTCTGTACAGGAAAGAGGTACATTCACAGTATATCACCAAGgccccccaagcccctccccatgAGCCAAGCCAGTCTCTGACACACCTCATCACTCCCAGACAAAACCGAACAAAGTAAGGTGCCCCAGACAGGAAGAGGAGTCATtccagggaaggaggaagagaagggctATCCCATAATGGAAAAAGGAGAGGAGCAGATGGCCAGACCCTCTGAATAGAAAAAGGATCCCAATCTTCAGTGCAACAAAACCAGGGAGTGTTAAACCTCTGGAGGGTTTCACTTCAGGTTGGTAACATCCTGGGCTGATTATGTAAATTGGGGATTTTATAAGCTagaatcattttattttaaacaaataaaccagttaaaattaatttcaactcTCCTTGAGATAAGGACCCACCTGCCTGTTACGGGGTGGGTCCCACTGAAGGTGAGCGATATTGACTTCcaaagtaaacatgcataagattAAGCTAGTTAGCTGCTCAAATTCTGCCTCAAATCAAAGTGCTTTTAAGTATCCAGTTTTATGTATTTGGAAGGTTTAACTGCTTTCGCTGTGGGAGACGCTTTCATGCCCATGGAAGCCCACCCATTACTTTCTACTGCCCTTTCTTGATCCCGGGTGAGAGACAATGCACTGAAACCCGGTCCTTGTAACCTAGATTAAAGGTTCAGGTGCCTGCTTCGTAAGCAGACAAAATGGAAAGTGCCCGAGCTGAAATTCACCAGGCGAGTCAATGCAGTGAAATTTAGGTGGCTTTTTTttgtattggggtggggaggagggggaagaggaattCACGCTCCTTTTCCTGGCTGACAGGACACTTTGTTTGTTCGGCTTCTTACAAATGTAGAAAGAAATAGGAAAACATCACAGTCCTAATTTAAACCAGTTTCCTTTCAGAAAGTCAAgacctgccccccctccccccccgctccAAAATCCCAGAGATCCAGCCAGGCTCAGCATTCTCCAAGGGGCGGAATTTGACTTGTGCTCCAAAATGTGTCGCTGTTCCTCTTGCCAAGGTCAAATTGCAGGAATTGAAAACAGACAAGATTCTCCGCCATGTGTTGCATCCTCCAAAGTTCAACAACAAAATGTCACACGTTCCAGATGTTGGCAGGTgattgttggggttttttggtggggttcttttttccagtgtTACATTTGACGGTCCAAGGTGTAGGCtgagtggtggggaggggggagcagaattCCATCTCTCCCTGCTCTCGCTCACAAGCAAGTTTGCACATGTGGGTTTATTAGTTAGAGAGCGTGCAAGATTCGAGCGTTtgatgggtttgtttgtttttagtttcACAAGGCAAGGAGCGAGGGAGAGTTCAGGGAGTCGGAGGAGTGGTCGCTGCTGCTGTTCCGCTGGTGAGTGGCTCCACAGGAGGCTCCCTCTGGGTAGGTGAAGACAAACGAAGATGTATATGAAGGGTTAGCCGGGTACGGGTCGGTCAGCTGTTCACCATGTGTAAAGTAAGAACTAGAAAACGCTACCTCCGCCGGGCCCAGGGCTTGCACTCCACTGAGGGTCTGCTGGTAGTGGAGAGGCACAGACGAGTAGGCCGTTGGCCCAAAGGGATCCTCTTTTACCGCCATTGTCAGAGAGCCCACCTCAGTTGAGGTGCTGGGCTGGCCACTCAGCTCAGGTATGTCCTCATATGGAATTTTGCAGCTGGGCTTGTGAGCTATGAGGACGAATTCCAGCcgctctctttccttctgcagcTCCGCTATCTCAGACTCCAGCTCGgccttctcttcctccagctggtcTGTCTCCTAGGGAAGAGGGACAGCGTGGAGTCAATGGAGGGCCAAGCCAGGAAGCAACGGGCAGGACGGGACCCAGAGGGCACGCACCACTAGCTGGGCCCAGGCGCCTGGCAGACCTTGAGGCCTACAGTAGGGTTGGCTGGGCACAAGCCCCCACCACTGGGCCACTTCAATATCCAGCAACTGGCATGCCCGCTGGGCAATGCCTCAGCCTGCCCACTCTTCTCTGGCAGTGGTGGAGGAAACTCCTGTCAAGATGCATCTAACTTATGGTGCTCCACAGgggtttcatggcaagagatgttcaaaggaaaTGGTCTCCCaccagggcccaccctgcttagcctccaggATGAGCTCGGGCTAGCCGGGGCCAGCCAGGTCAGGGCTCAATTCACCAAGCAACTGCACATTCATTGATAAGATCTCGGACTCCTCTCCAGGCAGGCTTGCCCCATTTTTCACCCAAGCCAGACTCAAACAAGAGAGCGAGTGAATGCAACCGCCTGCCAGGCACCAGTCTGTGGAACATGCTaacctctttcttttccttcaaaaTGGCAGCTGGATGACCAGAAATACCCCAGCCATGAAAGACTGGCTTTAGGCTGCTCACTCAATGGCACACATACCTCTATCGAGTTGGAACGGTGGAGCATCAAACTATTTTGCAATGAACAAGAACAAACAGGAGGAATGTCTAAGTGGGGGTGAAAACAGCCGGAATGGGGAGTCTTGCTGGCCAGCAGCCAATCATCTAGGCAGGACGGGGACCCTCACTTGAAACAAGGTGTCGGGTGAGGGCGAGAATTTTATTCCTCTGAAGTGGCTTAGAACGATTTAAAGAAATAGAAACGGTGTTACAAGATGCAAAAAACAGGGTTAAGGTCCAAGGAATTATCCCTTTAGGCATACCAACAAAGCTGATCGTGACCAGATAAAACAGCTGGTTCAAAACATTCTCTTTGACTCAAGTTTTTAATCTTTGGCTTTATAAGCCTGTAGTATTAAGCTTTGCtgggtttgggggaggaggggtaccAGAGGGGGGCAAATGAGGAGCCAGCTAAACCAGAGGGATGGCTTCAAGGAAGAAAATACAGATACCTAACAGTGGCTGCCAGCTATAAAATGGTCCAAAATTTACTGAATTTCAACCATTTCTCCTAGCATTGAGCAGGATGGAGTCCAGGCTCATATATATATGCCATGACTTGGCAAGAGGGAGGGGAAGTACAGCTCATAAGAGCAGCCCCAGAGAGCAACATCTCAGACTGACCAGAAAGTCACAATCTAGACATGTGTCTACTTACTGCTTGCAGTCGATCTGTCAGTTCTCTGCGGCGATTCCGGCATTTAGCTGCCGCCAGCTTGTTCCTCTCACGGCGGACCCGTcgcttttcctcttcttctggtgTTAACTGCCAAGATAAGAGAGAGGTGGTCAGAAAAGGGAGGTCAAGAAATTCCCTTTCCGAAGCAAAGACTTCTTTCCCCAAGGGAAATGGGCCGGCAGCTGCGGTTCCCCCTGGGAAAGTCAGAAGGATTCTtctctgtgtggggggggggacccatttCAGTCTCTGCACTCAACTCAAGGATCTACTTCCTGGTCTACAGGAGATGGATTCCCAATGTTTGCTACATGTcctaaagcagcagcagaagagttggatttatatcccccctttctctcctgtaaggagactcagaggggcttctaaactcctttccctccccaccccccacaacaaacaccctgggaagtgggtggggctgagagagctccgaagaactatgactagcccaaggtcacccagctggcacgtgttggagtgcacaggctaatctgaatcccccagctaagcctccacagctcaagcaggcagagtggggaatcaaagctggttcctcctgattatagagtgcacctgctcttaaccactacaccactgctgctcctaaagatgcTGCCCCCCTCTCTAATGAAGTGAACATGGCCAGTCACTTCACTTAGAAGCCGCACATAGCTACGTTTGAGAGCTTCCAGCAGAGACAACTAGCTTGGGGAAGTCAGGAGCCACTTGCTGCACTGAACCAGCCAAGCCATAACGGCTGCTTTGGCGAAGCTATGCCTCTCCAGTTGTCACCAGGGGGAGCACAGCAAGGTAAGAAACACATGCACCCCACCCTTTCGTTGAGGCATTCCCACCTCAGTTACAGCAATTACACTTCAGGAATAGAATAACATTTCTTGCATGCTGGGGTGGAGGGAAGTGAGGTTGTCTCAGAGAGCAGGGTTGGAAATAGGATGCAAAATTATTGGAGTTAGTAACCTCGTTGCCGACTCCCCAGAGGTAGTTccacaggagaaggaaggccctACAATCCTCCCAGCTCACCGTTTCCTCCCGTGTCCTTCGAGCCTGGGCCCTGATGGAACGctgtggggcagcagcagcagctatggGGGCTGTCGGAGGCCCGCTGGCATAAGTACTCATGCCTG of Sphaerodactylus townsendi isolate TG3544 linkage group LG06, MPM_Stown_v2.3, whole genome shotgun sequence contains these proteins:
- the FOSB gene encoding protein FosB isoform X1, which gives rise to MTLGTSISPFPFHQASRAGTAPCCLSSVGREMPWKLLEGLWQTPGFKKYMDQECSGLGEMPGAFVPTVTAISTSQDLQWLVQPTLISSMAQSQQPPGQQMPPQQQPPPVDPYDLPGTSYSAPGMSTYASGPPTAPIAAAAAPQRSIRAQARRTREETVSWEDCRAFLLLWNYLWGVGNELTPEEEEKRRVRRERNKLAAAKCRNRRRELTDRLQAETDQLEEEKAELESEIAELQKERERLEFVLIAHKPSCKIPYEDIPELSGQPSTSTEVGSLTMAVKEDPFGPTAYSSVPLHYQQTLSGVQALGPAEVAFSSSYFTHGEQLTDPYPANPSYTSSFVFTYPEGASCGATHQRNSSSDHSSDSLNSPSLLAL
- the FOSB gene encoding protein FosB isoform X2 yields the protein MYQGFPGDYDSASRCSSSPSAESQYLSSVDSFGSPTAAGAASSQECSGLGEMPGAFVPTVTAISTSQDLQWLVQPTLISSMAQSQQPPGQQMPPQQQPPPVDPYDLPGTSYSAPGMSTYASGPPTAPIAAAAAPQRSIRAQARRTREETVSWEDCRAFLLLWNYLWGVGNELTPEEEEKRRVRRERNKLAAAKCRNRRRELTDRLQAETDQLEEEKAELESEIAELQKERERLEFVLIAHKPSCKIPYEDIPELSGQPSTSTEVGSLTMAVKEDPFGPTAYSSVPLHYQQTLSGVQALGPAEVAFSSSYFTHGEQLTDPYPANPSYTSSFVFTYPEGASCGATHQRNSSSDHSSDSLNSPSLLAL
- the FOSB gene encoding protein FosB isoform X4; translation: MYQGFPGDYDSASRCSSSPSAESQYLSSVDSFGSPTAAGAASSQECSGLGEMPGAFVPTVTAISTSQDLQWLVQPTLISSMAQSQQPPGQQMPPQQQPPPVDPYDLPGTSYSAPGMSTYASGPPTAPIAAAAAPQRSIRAQARRTREETLTPEEEEKRRVRRERNKLAAAKCRNRRRELTDRLQAETDQLEEEKAELESEIAELQKERERLEFVLIAHKPSCKIPYEDIPELSGQPSTSTEVGSLTMAVKEDPFGPTAYSSVPLHYQQTLSGVQALGPAEVAFSSSYFTHGEQLTDPYPANPSYTSSFVFTYPEGASCGATHQRNSSSDHSSDSLNSPSLLAL
- the FOSB gene encoding protein FosB isoform X3, which encodes MTLGTSISPFPFHQASRAGTAPCCLSSVGREMPWKLLEGLWQTPGFKKYMDQECSGLGEMPGAFVPTVTAISTSQDLQWLVQPTLISSMAQSQQPPGQQMPPQQQPPPVDPYDLPGTSYSAPGMSTYASGPPTAPIAAAAAPQRSIRAQARRTREETLTPEEEEKRRVRRERNKLAAAKCRNRRRELTDRLQAETDQLEEEKAELESEIAELQKERERLEFVLIAHKPSCKIPYEDIPELSGQPSTSTEVGSLTMAVKEDPFGPTAYSSVPLHYQQTLSGVQALGPAEVAFSSSYFTHGEQLTDPYPANPSYTSSFVFTYPEGASCGATHQRNSSSDHSSDSLNSPSLLAL